A part of Chroococcidiopsis sp. TS-821 genomic DNA contains:
- a CDS encoding N-acetylmuramoyl-L-alanine amidase: MASAPAWANQSLSVVYPPNEHQTTSDRIFLIGTAPPDGEVFINGQAIARSRAGHFAPSFPLQVGDNVFTLRYQNQQLQIKVTRLSTTPKIPVGLAFAEDSLTPAVDIARLPGELVCFGAIAPPNATVAVQLANQKVPLLPQPQVLQLPPNSAALTQQNQPTVSDTGKYQGCTTLPALGTDAAIANSIQPQFQLTVDGKTTTQLSPGKISILSPAQLEVAEVVADAGVARTGPGTDYSRLTPLPKGTRASITAKEGEWLRLDYGGWINAKETSIIPGVVPPRSLIRSVSARQVAGATEIVFPLQVPVPVSVQQGDRALTLTLYNTTAQTDVIRLDDDPLISRLDWQQTAPEQVQYTFNLKSAQQWGYRLRYDGTSLILTLRHPPVSQAKQNALPLAGIKILLDPGHGGAELGAKGPTGYPEKEINLAISKLVRDQLVARGATVYMTREEDIELSLGDRVAMIDKLEPAIALSLHYNALPDGGDAMNTQGFGAFWYHPQAHNLAVFLHNYVVNKLRRPSYGVYWNNLALTRPTSAPSILLELGFMINPTEFEWIVDPQAQRNLAAAIAEGITEWFREVQ; the protein is encoded by the coding sequence ATGGCGTCTGCGCCAGCTTGGGCGAATCAATCGCTTTCGGTAGTGTATCCACCCAACGAGCATCAAACCACATCCGATCGCATTTTCTTAATTGGAACCGCACCGCCAGACGGGGAAGTATTCATCAATGGTCAGGCGATCGCGCGCAGTCGCGCCGGACATTTTGCTCCGAGTTTTCCTTTACAAGTGGGCGATAATGTGTTTACGCTGCGCTACCAAAATCAACAACTTCAAATTAAAGTGACGCGCCTATCCACAACGCCAAAAATTCCAGTCGGATTAGCATTTGCGGAAGATTCTCTGACTCCAGCAGTCGATATCGCGCGATTACCAGGAGAATTAGTTTGTTTCGGGGCGATCGCTCCTCCTAATGCTACGGTAGCAGTCCAACTGGCGAATCAGAAAGTTCCCCTACTGCCACAACCACAAGTTCTTCAGTTACCACCTAACTCTGCCGCGTTAACGCAACAAAATCAACCGACAGTTTCAGATACCGGAAAGTATCAAGGCTGTACTACGTTACCAGCTTTGGGTACTGACGCAGCGATCGCCAATTCGATTCAACCGCAGTTTCAGCTAACAGTTGATGGTAAAACGACAACGCAACTCAGTCCTGGTAAAATCTCAATTTTGTCTCCTGCGCAGCTAGAAGTTGCTGAAGTAGTTGCGGATGCTGGTGTCGCGCGTACAGGTCCTGGTACCGATTACTCGCGTTTGACACCGTTACCAAAAGGAACCCGCGCGAGTATTACCGCCAAAGAAGGTGAATGGTTACGTCTCGATTACGGCGGTTGGATTAACGCCAAAGAAACAAGCATAATTCCTGGTGTTGTTCCCCCGCGATCGCTAATTCGCAGTGTCAGCGCCCGTCAAGTTGCAGGTGCAACCGAGATTGTCTTCCCGTTGCAAGTTCCCGTACCCGTAAGCGTCCAGCAAGGCGATCGCGCGCTCACTCTCACGCTCTACAATACCACCGCCCAAACTGACGTTATTCGCTTGGATGACGATCCGCTAATTTCGCGTCTAGATTGGCAACAGACCGCGCCAGAACAAGTGCAATACACCTTTAACCTCAAATCTGCCCAACAGTGGGGATATAGGCTGCGCTACGACGGTACAAGCTTAATCTTAACTTTACGGCATCCTCCTGTAAGTCAGGCTAAGCAGAACGCTTTACCTTTAGCAGGAATTAAAATTCTTCTCGATCCAGGACATGGAGGCGCGGAATTAGGTGCGAAAGGACCAACAGGATATCCTGAAAAAGAAATTAATTTGGCGATTTCGAAATTAGTGCGCGATCAACTAGTAGCGCGGGGTGCAACCGTATACATGACGCGCGAGGAAGACATCGAATTGTCATTAGGCGATCGCGTTGCGATGATAGATAAATTAGAACCAGCGATCGCGCTTTCACTGCACTACAACGCGCTACCTGACGGTGGCGATGCGATGAATACGCAAGGATTTGGAGCATTTTGGTATCATCCCCAAGCCCACAATCTCGCGGTATTTTTACATAATTACGTCGTTAATAAACTGCGCCGTCCTTCGTATGGAGTGTACTGGAATAATTTAGCACTTACGCGTCCCACATCAGCCCCTTCGATACTACTCGAATTAGGATTTATGATCAATCCCACTGAGTTTGAATGGATAGTCGATCCGCAAGCACAAAGAAACTTAGCTGCGGCGATCGCTGAAGGGATTACCGAATGGTTTCGTGAGGTTCAATAG
- a CDS encoding Uma2 family endonuclease, with protein sequence MVSTSALAEQRVVLRNISWQTFTTMLDEMGEERATRVAYIDGMLEIMTPLGEHENTNRFIERLIHALAEEMNLNIKSFGSLTLKRENMKRGAEPDSCYYIQNEPRVRNKRNIDLNSDPPPDLVLEIDITSSSIDKRPIYAAVGVPEIWRYDGRSLQVFLLSQFDSSYTPTQQSPTFPILDLNLVPQLMAQSLVDGETQTLHLFRKWVRQQLSSK encoded by the coding sequence ATGGTTTCAACGTCAGCGTTAGCCGAACAAAGAGTTGTTTTAAGAAATATTAGTTGGCAAACATTCACAACCATGCTTGACGAGATGGGTGAAGAACGAGCAACGCGCGTGGCTTATATTGATGGAATGTTAGAGATTATGACTCCTTTAGGAGAACATGAAAATACAAACCGATTTATTGAGCGACTGATTCACGCATTAGCTGAAGAAATGAATTTGAATATCAAAAGTTTTGGCTCCCTGACACTCAAGCGCGAAAATATGAAACGTGGTGCTGAGCCTGACTCTTGTTACTATATTCAAAACGAGCCGCGTGTTAGAAATAAACGCAATATCGATCTAAATAGCGATCCGCCGCCTGATTTGGTTCTCGAAATTGATATTACAAGTAGTTCGATTGATAAACGCCCAATTTATGCTGCTGTGGGCGTACCAGAGATTTGGCGATATGATGGGCGATCGCTTCAGGTTTTCTTATTATCTCAGTTTGATTCAAGCTACACGCCTACGCAACAAAGTCCGACGTTTCCTATACTTGATTTGAATTTAGTTCCACAGCTTATGGCACAAAGTCTAGTTGACGGCGAAACTCAAACGCTGCACTTGTTTCGGAAGTGGGTACGGCAGCAGTTATCGTCTAAGTAA
- a CDS encoding sucrase ferredoxin: protein MTASNYCQFCSVVSKANGEDPIGSAKATDTWIVVELPLPWLKECLILDSPLSPAFQAIREGNTKLTAIAIAPDRQYSIPGYTRVFCYQRPSQLFAQFDKQEFLVPEDELKLIVSALLQRTTLDFWEKYRQQTQNIREILVCTHGNIDVACARFGTPIYEKLRKEFATPENLRVWRCSHFGGHQFAPTLIDFPTGQVWGHLESQILPALVLRNSPVIELRRFYRGWTGLTKFEQIVERELWMQHGWNWLNYYKFGQILAQDTANDPWNADWAEVRLEYAAPNGSASSVYQARVEVCGSVMSATNSGEKAIAVKQYRIV, encoded by the coding sequence ATGACAGCTTCAAACTATTGTCAATTTTGCTCAGTCGTTTCCAAAGCGAATGGCGAAGATCCAATTGGGAGTGCCAAAGCAACTGATACTTGGATCGTTGTAGAATTGCCACTACCTTGGCTCAAAGAGTGCTTGATACTCGATTCTCCATTGAGTCCGGCGTTTCAAGCAATTCGCGAGGGAAATACAAAACTGACAGCGATCGCGATCGCACCAGATCGCCAATATTCGATTCCAGGATATACCCGCGTATTTTGTTATCAACGCCCTAGTCAACTTTTTGCGCAATTTGACAAACAAGAATTTCTCGTTCCAGAAGACGAACTGAAACTGATAGTTTCTGCTTTGTTACAGCGAACAACGCTGGATTTTTGGGAAAAGTATCGCCAGCAAACGCAAAATATTCGCGAAATCTTGGTTTGCACGCATGGAAACATTGACGTCGCTTGCGCGCGATTTGGTACGCCGATTTATGAGAAGCTACGGAAAGAATTTGCTACGCCTGAAAACCTGCGCGTCTGGCGCTGTTCGCACTTTGGCGGACATCAGTTTGCACCAACCTTAATCGATTTCCCAACAGGACAAGTTTGGGGACACCTGGAATCGCAAATTTTACCCGCGCTTGTTTTGCGCAATTCTCCAGTTATCGAGTTACGACGATTTTATCGAGGTTGGACAGGACTAACGAAATTTGAGCAAATAGTAGAGCGAGAGCTTTGGATGCAACATGGTTGGAATTGGTTAAACTACTATAAATTTGGGCAAATCTTGGCACAAGATACCGCTAACGATCCGTGGAATGCTGATTGGGCTGAAGTTCGTTTAGAGTACGCGGCACCTAATGGTAGCGCGAGTAGTGTCTATCAAGCTAGGGTAGAAGTATGTGGTTCAGTTATGAGTGCTACAAATTCGGGAGAGAAAGCGATCGCAGTCAAGCAATATCGCATTGTGTAA
- a CDS encoding iron-siderophore ABC transporter substrate-binding protein, with product MAALTAFVIVSCGVNPSVSNSQLATMTGDCRQISHQIGETEICGKPQRLVALGPDMLELLLALDVQPVGFGDYVRFEGDYDNPPQQIPYLGNRITNPIANVGWSASPSLEALVKVKPDLIVSRELSADLYATLSKIAPTLFLKQYDTEANLRAIATAIDTPQAEQVIAQMQQTISEARQEFASTVASHPRVLMLIAAGTSEMRLVSSTDNLCSGLIQELGFQLVYPPNFDPAQQNSLPLSVEELPSLNQADSVIILGFDFALTPTVDEFATHQVKMAKQRWEKNAIAQSLRASQAGRTYFIPAYTCLGLPGPIGTELYLNELQQMR from the coding sequence GTGGCTGCACTGACTGCTTTTGTCATTGTGTCTTGCGGTGTTAACCCTTCTGTTAGCAATTCGCAGTTAGCAACAATGACTGGCGATTGTCGTCAAATCTCGCATCAAATAGGCGAAACCGAGATTTGCGGAAAACCTCAGCGCTTAGTAGCGCTAGGTCCCGATATGCTGGAATTGTTACTAGCGTTAGATGTCCAACCTGTAGGATTTGGCGATTACGTCCGTTTTGAGGGCGATTACGATAACCCACCGCAACAAATTCCTTACTTGGGAAATCGCATCACAAATCCGATCGCCAATGTAGGATGGAGTGCTAGTCCTTCGCTGGAAGCGTTGGTTAAGGTGAAACCTGATTTGATTGTCAGTCGAGAATTGAGTGCTGATTTGTACGCGACGTTATCTAAAATTGCGCCGACATTATTTTTAAAGCAGTACGATACAGAAGCAAATTTACGCGCGATCGCGACAGCAATTGACACGCCACAAGCAGAACAAGTTATTGCGCAAATGCAGCAAACTATAAGTGAAGCCCGTCAAGAATTTGCTTCAACTGTTGCTTCTCACCCTAGGGTATTAATGCTGATTGCGGCTGGTACCAGCGAGATGCGCTTAGTGAGTTCTACAGATAATCTGTGTAGTGGGTTGATTCAAGAACTGGGTTTTCAATTAGTTTATCCGCCAAATTTCGATCCCGCGCAACAAAATTCTTTACCGCTGAGTGTGGAGGAACTACCAAGCCTTAACCAAGCTGACTCGGTAATTATTCTGGGGTTTGACTTTGCGCTTACGCCGACAGTTGATGAATTTGCAACTCATCAGGTGAAAATGGCAAAACAGCGTTGGGAAAAAAATGCGATCGCGCAATCGCTACGCGCCAGTCAAGCGGGACGAACTTACTTCATTCCTGCGTACACCTGTCTCGGCTTGCCAGGTCCAATTGGTACAGAATTATATCTCAATGAGCTGCAACAAATGCGCTAA
- a CDS encoding TonB-dependent siderophore receptor codes for MKSLQRSLALTIASILSVLVAQIAQAQTVEKTRSHSQSPATTVKEWLAQIIEETENESPVQVTNVQLLTTDQGLEIVLETQDEILAVDPETFRIEGNTLIADIPNAVLALPDTPEFVANNPTAEIASVRVTQLDPSTIQVSVVGDGALPTEAVTLRVGEVVYSLNEAQDEEIVITVTGEQLQQGYFVPDAVTGTRTETPLRDIPQSIQVVPQQVLREQQVTQLDEALRNVSSVTSNTLFGNFTNFTVRGFPNAPVLRDGFRQYGNLRAVPEIAGLEQIEVLKGPASILFGDLQPGGAINVVSKQPLAEPFYEAEIQVGNRNFFRPRIDLTGPLTTDGDLRYRFNALLQNDSGFRGFDQNYERFFLAPVLAWEIDDRTDITFNLDLTYDKQPLDFGLVAFGDGVVDVPRDRITNEPADESETTFFNVGYSLEHRFNDNWRLVNAFRYFDQQYFTSFYFPTIFDEETGDLLRSFQTRDLNFQTYSLQTNIVGEFTTGTIGHTLLFGVDLNRQTDNFFGQFTPPISPLNIFDPVYGATPRPDIAELPVLVNNFTAQNRLGVYLQDQIDLFDNLKLLAGIRYDTVEQRRVQNPSFVNEEGSEVTQSDDAFTPRVGLVYQPIPEISLYGSYSRSFNPNTATTVAGDFLEPERGEGWEVGVKAELNPGLFATLAYYDIRKQNVATTDPVNPDFSVATGEQRSQGVELDLTGELLPGWNVIAAYAYTDARVTQDTDIPTGNRLVNVPRHSASLWTTYTLQTGDLQGLGFGVGFNYVGNRLGDLENTYNLGDYFLTNAAIFYQRDRYRVALNFRNIFDVNYFVASNAGARTSGIQVGAPFTVIGSFSVEF; via the coding sequence ATGAAATCTTTGCAGCGATCGCTTGCGTTGACAATCGCAAGTATCTTATCGGTATTAGTAGCTCAAATTGCTCAAGCACAAACTGTAGAAAAAACGCGATCGCATTCTCAATCTCCTGCGACAACGGTTAAAGAGTGGTTAGCGCAAATTATTGAAGAAACAGAAAATGAATCGCCCGTACAAGTCACAAATGTACAGCTACTAACTACAGATCAAGGGTTAGAAATTGTCTTAGAAACTCAAGACGAAATTCTTGCAGTCGATCCTGAAACTTTTCGGATTGAAGGTAACACGCTGATTGCGGATATTCCCAATGCAGTTTTAGCACTTCCTGATACTCCAGAATTTGTTGCGAACAATCCTACCGCTGAAATTGCAAGTGTGCGCGTGACACAACTCGATCCTTCCACCATTCAAGTTAGTGTCGTGGGGGATGGCGCATTACCTACAGAAGCCGTAACACTACGTGTAGGTGAGGTTGTTTACAGTCTAAACGAAGCACAAGATGAAGAAATTGTTATTACCGTAACCGGAGAACAACTCCAACAAGGATACTTTGTTCCCGATGCAGTAACAGGAACTCGTACCGAGACACCTTTACGCGATATTCCGCAATCGATCCAGGTAGTACCACAACAAGTATTGCGCGAGCAACAAGTGACGCAACTCGATGAAGCGCTGCGCAATGTCAGTAGCGTTACCTCCAATACTTTGTTTGGGAACTTTACAAACTTTACAGTGCGCGGGTTTCCTAATGCACCGGTCTTGCGCGATGGTTTCCGCCAGTATGGAAATTTGCGAGCAGTTCCTGAAATCGCCGGTTTAGAACAAATTGAAGTTCTTAAAGGTCCCGCTTCTATCTTGTTTGGCGATCTTCAACCTGGTGGGGCGATCAATGTTGTTAGCAAACAGCCGTTAGCAGAACCGTTTTACGAAGCAGAAATTCAAGTAGGTAATCGTAACTTTTTCCGTCCGCGAATTGATTTAACCGGTCCACTGACGACTGATGGTGACTTGCGCTATCGCTTTAATGCCTTATTGCAAAATGATAGTGGGTTTCGCGGTTTTGACCAAAATTACGAACGCTTCTTCCTCGCACCCGTCTTAGCGTGGGAAATTGACGATCGCACTGATATCACATTTAATTTAGATTTAACCTACGATAAGCAACCGCTAGATTTTGGTTTAGTAGCGTTCGGTGATGGTGTTGTTGACGTTCCACGCGATCGCATTACAAACGAACCTGCTGACGAAAGTGAAACAACATTTTTTAATGTGGGATATTCGCTAGAACATCGTTTTAATGACAACTGGCGACTTGTAAATGCGTTTCGGTATTTCGACCAGCAATATTTTACGAGTTTTTATTTTCCGACTATTTTTGACGAGGAAACAGGCGATTTGCTGCGTTCGTTTCAAACTCGCGATTTAAACTTTCAAACGTACTCGCTGCAAACGAATATTGTTGGTGAATTTACAACAGGTACGATCGGTCACACATTGCTCTTTGGTGTAGATTTGAACCGCCAAACAGATAACTTCTTTGGGCAATTTACACCGCCTATTTCTCCACTAAATATCTTCGATCCCGTCTATGGCGCAACTCCTAGACCTGATATCGCAGAATTACCTGTACTAGTTAATAACTTCACCGCCCAAAATCGCTTGGGAGTGTACTTACAAGATCAAATTGATTTATTTGACAATTTGAAACTCTTAGCAGGGATACGCTATGACACCGTAGAACAACGCCGCGTACAAAATCCTAGCTTTGTAAATGAAGAAGGTTCGGAAGTTACCCAAAGTGATGATGCTTTTACGCCACGCGTTGGGTTAGTTTATCAACCGATTCCCGAAATTTCGCTTTATGGTAGTTACTCGCGATCGTTTAATCCCAATACAGCCACCACAGTCGCCGGTGATTTCTTAGAACCCGAACGCGGCGAAGGCTGGGAAGTTGGTGTCAAAGCAGAACTCAATCCTGGGTTATTTGCCACACTAGCGTATTACGACATTAGAAAACAGAATGTAGCAACAACTGATCCCGTGAATCCTGATTTTTCTGTTGCGACAGGCGAACAACGCAGCCAAGGAGTTGAACTCGACTTAACGGGAGAACTTTTACCTGGATGGAACGTTATTGCTGCATACGCCTATACCGATGCTAGAGTAACACAAGATACGGATATTCCTACTGGTAATCGGTTAGTGAATGTTCCGAGACACAGTGCAAGCTTGTGGACAACCTACACACTTCAAACGGGTGACTTACAAGGCTTAGGGTTCGGTGTTGGATTCAATTACGTCGGAAATCGTCTTGGCGATCTAGAAAACACATACAATTTGGGCGATTACTTCCTCACAAATGCGGCGATATTTTATCAACGCGATCGCTACCGCGTGGCGCTCAATTTCCGCAATATTTTCGACGTAAATTATTTTGTGGCTTCTAATGCTGGTGCTCGCACGAGTGGAATTCAAGTTGGTGCGCCGTTTACTGTGATTGGTTCGTTCTCGGTGGAGTTTTAG
- a CDS encoding acyl carrier protein: MDTLKAILVDFGIPESAIREDTLLYGHLQLDSVETVRLALELKRRVGIDLKLGTRNDITLGEICHQIAAMLPAQSS, encoded by the coding sequence ATGGATACGCTCAAAGCGATTCTGGTTGATTTCGGTATTCCAGAATCTGCAATCCGTGAAGACACATTGTTATACGGACACTTACAGCTTGACTCGGTTGAGACAGTCAGACTTGCTCTAGAACTAAAGCGCCGCGTTGGTATCGATTTGAAGTTGGGAACTCGTAACGATATCACTTTGGGTGAAATTTGCCATCAAATTGCAGCGATGTTACCTGCTCAATCATCGTAA
- a CDS encoding benzoate-CoA ligase family protein, whose product MESVSALPKIFNVAAYFLDLAQQRGERIAFYYQDQSYTYAQVRTWVQRMAKLLAELGLERENRIAILLPDTPEFVFTFWGAIWLGSLPVPINTACTADDIQYILQDSRAKILVTTQAWLNNLGKIESPFLQHVLTIDGDRPLMSLAQQSDAIAWAETSPEEPAFWLYTSGSTGRPKGVIHLHQSMVVCAELYGKQVLGLRADDIIYSVAKMPFAYGLGNTLYMPMAVGAAAILSDAANAFDVIADIEKYRPTILFGIPGIYAGILAVHEIAPLNSSSLRLCVSAAEQLPKTIWLKWQQTHGMEICEGIGTTELLHIFLSNTPNACHPGTSGRPVPGYDVQVVDEQGVPTQPGEIGYLQVSGESLMLGYWNRLRETRNALYGTTMQTGDKYVRDADGYFRFMGRKDDFFKVNGMWVSPFEVEDVLLQHESVLDAAVVPEVQNEQLTQVTAYVSLKAGYEASHDLENSIRQLLKAHLQSFKVPKSIHFLKTIPRTPTGKVHRQALLKNTLVEV is encoded by the coding sequence ATGGAAAGTGTTTCTGCATTACCGAAAATCTTTAACGTAGCAGCTTATTTTCTAGACTTGGCGCAGCAACGCGGTGAAAGGATTGCCTTTTATTACCAGGATCAATCCTATACGTATGCTCAAGTGCGCACTTGGGTGCAACGGATGGCAAAACTCCTTGCTGAACTAGGGCTAGAACGTGAAAACCGCATCGCGATTCTTTTACCGGATACGCCCGAATTTGTCTTTACGTTTTGGGGTGCAATTTGGCTAGGAAGCTTACCAGTTCCCATCAATACAGCTTGCACAGCGGATGACATTCAATATATTTTGCAAGACTCGCGTGCCAAAATTTTGGTAACAACGCAAGCTTGGTTAAATAACCTAGGAAAGATTGAGTCGCCATTTTTGCAACATGTTCTGACGATCGACGGCGATCGCCCGTTAATGTCTTTAGCACAACAAAGCGATGCGATCGCTTGGGCAGAAACGTCACCGGAGGAACCCGCATTCTGGCTATACACCTCAGGAAGTACAGGGCGACCGAAAGGCGTAATTCACTTGCATCAAAGTATGGTTGTTTGTGCCGAACTCTATGGCAAGCAAGTTTTAGGCTTACGCGCAGACGATATTATCTACTCAGTAGCCAAGATGCCCTTTGCGTATGGGTTAGGGAATACATTGTATATGCCTATGGCAGTCGGTGCTGCTGCGATTCTTTCTGATGCGGCAAATGCGTTTGACGTTATCGCAGACATTGAAAAATATCGACCAACCATTTTGTTTGGTATTCCTGGAATTTACGCGGGTATTTTGGCTGTGCATGAAATTGCGCCGCTGAATTCATCATCACTGCGACTGTGTGTTTCTGCTGCGGAACAACTACCGAAAACGATTTGGTTGAAGTGGCAACAAACACACGGTATGGAGATTTGCGAAGGAATTGGCACGACAGAGTTGTTGCACATTTTTCTATCAAACACCCCTAATGCGTGTCATCCAGGAACTTCAGGACGCCCAGTTCCAGGCTATGACGTTCAAGTCGTTGACGAACAAGGAGTTCCCACACAACCTGGTGAAATTGGGTACTTACAAGTGAGCGGCGAAAGTTTGATGTTAGGGTACTGGAATCGTTTGCGCGAAACTCGCAACGCGCTTTACGGAACAACGATGCAAACCGGAGATAAGTACGTCCGCGATGCAGATGGTTATTTTCGGTTTATGGGACGCAAAGACGACTTTTTTAAGGTTAATGGGATGTGGGTGTCGCCGTTTGAAGTTGAGGATGTGTTACTTCAGCACGAAAGTGTATTAGATGCGGCTGTTGTTCCAGAAGTGCAGAACGAGCAATTAACTCAGGTCACTGCTTACGTCAGTCTCAAAGCCGGTTATGAAGCTTCCCATGATTTAGAAAACAGCATTCGCCAGCTGCTGAAGGCGCATTTGCAGTCGTTTAAAGTACCTAAAAGCATTCATTTTCTCAAAACGATACCGCGCACGCCGACTGGGAAAGTGCATCGTCAAGCATTACTGAAAAACACATTAGTTGAAGTTTGA
- a CDS encoding salicylate synthase: MYQVVSDPLVYHELFVPVQKDPQCLLQTLLSLGLSSYMLYQSEQETRIAGNALCSITISSDAVVCDRFGKTQSQPIGDPLKQVESILASLPIEDWTAYGYISFDLARFYYPYTKAIAQPLLYFVIPETELHITAKGIRIRSVKSLTKILEALSVDNSTQNYTATPLEVDFSDRAHYQTQVGKLIQAIQAGDLHKAILSRSVQVQGEMDVLGTYCLGAQSNNSARSYCFEFDNVRAVGFSPEILMKVDGDRIITNPLAGTRPRAENAQHDQKLYRELFTDAKEVKEHALSIWLAQAEMAAFCSPDTVQVYDFMQVKQYRCVQHLSSRVGGQLKAGKTLWDALKVLFPGITVSGIDKYRALKWIDALEAEPRGIYAGGIGWVNSRGMADIAIAIRSVYQYGHTIHFNAGAGIVAESIPENEYLESVNKMNTMLSNLVLRSRG; this comes from the coding sequence ATGTATCAGGTCGTCAGCGATCCGCTAGTTTACCATGAGTTGTTTGTTCCTGTACAAAAAGATCCGCAATGCTTGTTGCAAACGTTGTTGAGTCTTGGGCTTTCCAGTTATATGCTGTACCAAAGCGAGCAGGAAACGCGTATTGCTGGTAATGCTTTGTGCAGTATTACTATTAGTAGCGATGCGGTTGTGTGCGATCGCTTCGGAAAAACTCAATCGCAACCGATAGGCGATCCACTCAAGCAAGTCGAGTCGATCCTCGCGTCTTTACCTATCGAAGATTGGACGGCGTACGGTTACATCAGTTTCGATCTCGCGCGTTTTTACTACCCCTATACGAAGGCGATCGCGCAGCCGTTACTTTATTTTGTGATTCCGGAAACCGAGTTACATATAACAGCGAAAGGTATCCGCATCCGCAGCGTTAAATCGCTAACCAAAATTCTCGAAGCTTTGTCAGTTGATAATTCAACGCAAAACTATACAGCGACGCCACTAGAAGTTGATTTTAGCGATCGCGCGCACTATCAAACGCAAGTGGGCAAATTAATTCAAGCGATTCAAGCAGGAGATTTGCACAAAGCCATTCTGTCGCGATCGGTGCAAGTTCAAGGTGAGATGGATGTGCTAGGAACGTATTGTTTAGGCGCGCAAAGCAATAACAGCGCGCGATCGTATTGTTTTGAGTTCGACAACGTCCGCGCTGTGGGTTTTAGCCCTGAAATTTTGATGAAAGTCGATGGCGATCGCATTATTACCAATCCTCTCGCTGGAACTCGACCCCGTGCTGAAAACGCGCAACACGATCAAAAGTTATATCGCGAGTTGTTTACCGATGCCAAAGAAGTCAAAGAACACGCGCTTTCTATTTGGCTAGCACAAGCAGAAATGGCGGCGTTTTGTTCGCCAGATACGGTGCAAGTTTACGATTTTATGCAAGTGAAACAATATCGCTGCGTGCAACACCTATCATCACGAGTGGGCGGTCAACTCAAAGCAGGAAAAACACTTTGGGATGCTTTAAAAGTTTTGTTTCCTGGAATTACGGTGTCAGGTATTGATAAATATCGCGCCTTGAAATGGATTGACGCTTTGGAAGCCGAACCAAGGGGAATTTATGCTGGGGGTATTGGTTGGGTAAATAGTCGTGGAATGGCAGATATTGCGATCGCAATTCGTTCGGTTTACCAATACGGTCATACAATTCATTTCAACGCTGGTGCGGGAATTGTCGCCGAGTCGATACCAGAAAATGAATATTTAGAGTCGGTTAATAAGATGAATACGATGTTGAGCAATCTAGTTTTGCGATCGCGTGGTTGA